A window of the Synechococcus sp. LTW-R genome harbors these coding sequences:
- a CDS encoding CGLD27 family protein — MAGSDPSQGLSSNTPCPVPPEQRPLEQYKELQNSLFFAWAQKNIAQPLIQSWLIAMPLTLYLATGSFQLRHDPAALTAAGAAGACVVPLLMLTRQWLGWRTVLRRLTSTQVEYEESGWYDGQVWEKPLAWRQQDLLVATHEVKPVLRQIQLALATTVGLLLLATGLCQAL; from the coding sequence ATGGCTGGCAGCGATCCATCGCAGGGGCTCAGCAGCAACACGCCCTGTCCGGTCCCCCCTGAACAGCGTCCCCTCGAGCAATACAAGGAGCTGCAGAACTCCCTGTTCTTTGCCTGGGCCCAAAAGAACATCGCCCAGCCGCTGATCCAGAGCTGGCTGATCGCGATGCCGCTCACCCTCTATCTGGCCACGGGGAGCTTTCAGTTGCGCCATGACCCCGCCGCCCTGACCGCCGCCGGTGCAGCTGGGGCCTGCGTGGTGCCGCTGCTGATGCTCACCCGTCAATGGCTGGGCTGGCGAACCGTGCTGCGGCGCCTGACCTCGACCCAGGTGGAGTACGAGGAATCCGGTTGGTACGACGGTCAAGTCTGGGAAAAACCACTGGCTTGGCGGCAACAGGACCTGCTGGTGGCCACCCATGAGGTGAAACCGGTGCTGCGCCAGATCCAGCTGGCCCTGGCCACCACAGTTGGACTGCTCCTGCTCGCCACCGGCCTCTGTCAGGCTCTCTGA
- a CDS encoding asparaginase, protein MTFSSSFGSRPGVPPLEVRLTRNGIGESLHRVHAVVCDQRGRILMRAGDPQQLSFIRSALKPFQAQVFVSSGAADLGEHDDRALAIACASHAGEAGQAREAFKILWKADLESEQLQCPTPAGRQSPLEHNCSGKHAAFLATCRKMQWPLETYLQIEHPLQQQVLKRVGELLGMPAAELITARDDCGAPTLQLQLAQMALLFAHLGAGQHAELERLCRSMLAHPDLVAGEGRFDTAVMRSSHGQVLSKGGAEGIQCLSRVGEGLGLAIKVEDGARRAKQAVALHLMQQLEWLTPMTLEELSAQFLVPNTAVKLEVSGELRFDNGN, encoded by the coding sequence ATGACCTTCTCCAGCAGCTTCGGCAGCCGCCCTGGGGTGCCTCCCCTTGAGGTGCGCCTGACCCGCAATGGGATCGGTGAATCGCTGCACCGCGTCCATGCCGTGGTCTGCGACCAGCGCGGCCGGATCCTGATGCGCGCTGGAGATCCGCAACAGCTGAGCTTCATCCGCTCGGCCCTCAAACCCTTCCAAGCCCAGGTGTTCGTCAGCAGTGGTGCCGCTGACCTGGGCGAGCACGACGACCGCGCCCTGGCCATCGCCTGCGCCTCCCATGCCGGCGAGGCCGGCCAGGCCCGCGAAGCCTTCAAGATCCTCTGGAAGGCCGACCTGGAGAGCGAGCAACTGCAATGCCCGACCCCGGCGGGCCGCCAGAGTCCGCTCGAGCACAACTGCTCCGGCAAGCACGCCGCCTTCCTGGCCACTTGCCGCAAGATGCAGTGGCCCCTGGAGACCTATCTCCAGATCGAACATCCACTGCAGCAGCAGGTGCTCAAGCGCGTCGGCGAACTGCTCGGGATGCCCGCCGCCGAACTGATCACCGCCCGCGATGATTGCGGCGCGCCGACCCTGCAGCTGCAGCTGGCGCAGATGGCCCTGCTCTTTGCCCACCTCGGCGCCGGTCAACACGCGGAGCTGGAGCGCCTCTGCCGCTCGATGCTGGCCCACCCCGACCTGGTGGCGGGCGAAGGCCGTTTTGACACGGCCGTGATGCGCAGCAGCCACGGTCAGGTGCTGAGCAAGGGCGGAGCCGAAGGCATCCAATGCCTCAGCCGCGTCGGCGAAGGGCTGGGCTTGGCGATCAAGGTCGAGGACGGCGCCCGGCGGGCCAAGCAGGCCGTCGCCCTGCACCTGATGCAACAGCTCGAGTGGCTCACCCCGATGACCCTGGAGGAGCTCAGCGCTCAGTTCCTTGTGCCGAACACCGCGGTCAAGCTCGAGGTCAGCGGCGAACTGCGCTTCGACAACGGCAACTAG
- a CDS encoding transaldolase family protein yields the protein MEPIAPMALHLLLDSADVNAWDAWLPTGLFAGVTTNPTLLKRAAQPCRLEHLHGLADRALAHGVQELHLQAWGSDLVGCGRALAAIAPERIWVKLPITRHGLDAARTLQQEGCRITLTACYEPQQVLLAAALGVDYIAPYLGRISDLGRDGHAELIQMQRCIDALGSTLRLLVASLRGPSDLPRLAAEGLNTFTISPAIAEGLFSVEATEAAAAQFERDAL from the coding sequence ATGGAGCCGATTGCTCCCATGGCGCTGCACCTGCTGCTGGATTCGGCCGACGTCAACGCCTGGGATGCGTGGTTGCCGACGGGCCTCTTTGCTGGGGTGACGACCAACCCGACCCTGCTGAAGCGCGCCGCTCAGCCCTGCCGGCTGGAGCACCTCCATGGCTTGGCTGACCGGGCCCTGGCCCATGGCGTCCAGGAGCTGCACCTACAGGCCTGGGGCAGCGACCTGGTGGGCTGCGGCCGCGCCCTCGCCGCGATCGCCCCGGAGCGGATCTGGGTGAAGCTGCCGATCACCCGCCACGGCCTGGACGCGGCCCGGACCCTGCAGCAGGAGGGTTGCCGGATCACCTTGACGGCCTGCTATGAGCCCCAGCAGGTGCTCTTGGCGGCGGCCCTGGGTGTTGATTACATCGCGCCCTATCTCGGGCGCATCAGCGACCTCGGCCGCGACGGCCACGCCGAGCTGATCCAGATGCAGCGCTGCATCGATGCGCTGGGCTCCACCCTGCGCCTGCTCGTGGCAAGCCTGCGCGGCCCCTCCGACCTGCCGCGCCTGGCGGCCGAGGGATTGAACACGTTCACGATCAGCCCAGCCATTGCCGAGGGCCTCTTCAGCGTCGAGGCCACCGAGGCGGCGGCGGCCCAATTCGAGCGGGATGCGCTCTAG
- a CDS encoding GMC oxidoreductase: protein MAASNPDAIVVGSGATGGVAAMALAQAGMRVLVLEAGPELSAKRAFGSEPLNSLKRLSNISSGRQRIAANHPGYWKANPELFVDEQRNPYSTPGDRPFLWTRGRQVGGKSLTWGGITLRLSDYEFKGASRDGHGMDWPIGHSDLAPWYARLETLLAIKGQRDGLPQLPDGEFQAPMPLTPAEEHLGRSIQRDLELPLIHSRGFELHRSPQTRWPRSCSQGGALAIALATGRVELRSNSVVSHVLIDRASGRAEGVEAIDGASGEHFCAKAPLVVLCASTIESLRLLLHSQQQSGLEDVSGQLGRGLMDHISRSCFFSIPDQPAPSHSELSGAGSCFIPNTLESRSFKRGYGLWCGIQRFDPPQLLMRERGSAVGFLIGHGEVLNQGHNQVSLHPERRDAWGLPIAHIDCRWGANEEAMVAHMGERMEAVVGSAGGRIKPLSDLFVMPLIEPLVQGSLALSPGAAPPGYYIHELGGAPMAAREDQGVLNPWNQLWRTPNLLVTDGSCWPSAGWQSPTLTEMALTWRACDHAAAALKRGEL, encoded by the coding sequence ATGGCTGCAAGCAACCCTGACGCGATCGTCGTCGGCTCCGGGGCCACCGGAGGGGTGGCAGCCATGGCCCTCGCCCAAGCGGGGATGCGGGTTCTCGTCCTAGAGGCGGGCCCAGAGCTCAGCGCCAAGCGGGCCTTTGGCAGCGAGCCGCTCAACAGCCTGAAACGCCTCAGCAACATCAGCAGCGGCCGGCAGCGCATCGCCGCGAATCACCCCGGCTACTGGAAAGCCAACCCGGAGCTGTTCGTCGATGAGCAGCGCAACCCCTACTCCACCCCCGGCGATCGCCCCTTCCTCTGGACCCGGGGGAGACAAGTGGGGGGCAAAAGTCTCACCTGGGGAGGCATCACCCTGCGGCTCTCCGACTACGAGTTCAAGGGGGCCAGCCGGGATGGCCATGGGATGGATTGGCCGATCGGCCACAGCGACCTCGCCCCCTGGTACGCCCGGCTCGAAACCCTCCTGGCGATCAAGGGCCAGCGCGACGGCCTGCCCCAACTGCCCGACGGGGAGTTCCAGGCGCCGATGCCCCTGACGCCGGCGGAGGAGCACCTGGGCCGCTCCATCCAGCGGGACCTGGAGCTGCCCTTGATCCACTCCCGCGGCTTTGAGCTGCACCGCAGCCCCCAGACCCGCTGGCCGCGCTCCTGCTCCCAGGGCGGCGCCCTGGCGATCGCCCTGGCCACAGGACGGGTGGAGCTGCGCAGCAACAGCGTCGTCAGCCATGTCTTGATCGATCGCGCCAGCGGCCGCGCCGAAGGCGTCGAAGCCATCGATGGCGCCAGCGGCGAGCACTTCTGCGCCAAGGCCCCGCTGGTGGTGCTCTGCGCCAGCACCATCGAAAGCCTGCGCTTGCTGCTGCACTCCCAGCAGCAGAGCGGCCTGGAGGACGTCAGCGGCCAGCTCGGGCGGGGGCTGATGGATCACATCTCCCGCAGCTGCTTCTTCTCCATCCCCGATCAGCCGGCCCCGAGCCACAGCGAACTCTCGGGGGCGGGCAGTTGCTTTATCCCGAACACCCTGGAGTCCCGCTCGTTCAAACGGGGCTACGGACTCTGGTGCGGCATTCAACGCTTTGACCCTCCCCAACTGCTGATGCGCGAGCGGGGTAGCGCCGTGGGCTTCCTGATCGGCCATGGCGAGGTCCTCAACCAGGGCCACAACCAGGTCAGCCTTCACCCGGAGCGCCGGGATGCCTGGGGCCTTCCCATCGCCCACATCGATTGCCGCTGGGGGGCGAATGAGGAGGCGATGGTGGCCCACATGGGCGAGCGCATGGAGGCGGTCGTTGGCTCCGCCGGGGGCCGGATCAAGCCCCTCTCGGATCTGTTCGTGATGCCCCTGATCGAGCCCCTCGTGCAGGGGAGCCTGGCCCTCTCACCGGGGGCGGCCCCTCCGGGCTACTACATCCATGAACTCGGGGGAGCGCCGATGGCCGCGCGGGAGGACCAGGGCGTACTCAACCCCTGGAACCAGCTCTGGCGAACCCCCAACCTGCTGGTGACCGACGGCAGCTGCTGGCCGAGTGCGGGCTGGCAGAGCCCAACGCTCACAGAAATGGCCCTCACCTGGAGGGCCTGTGACCACGCTGCAGCGGCGCTGAAGCGCGGGGAACTCTGA
- a CDS encoding DUF2811 domain-containing protein — protein MERSRLDHQGVEGLQAVDAHHKPERKASGHPLFGDDLERAHLSRCLKQPEPEPELEPESEQPQGAPRISLEAEVPEALFDGMKAFLSNRPDWDQYRVITSALAGFLFQNGCSDQSVTQHYLNGLFVSAAES, from the coding sequence TTGGAGCGCAGCCGCTTGGATCATCAGGGTGTTGAAGGCCTGCAGGCCGTTGATGCGCACCACAAGCCCGAGCGAAAGGCGTCCGGTCACCCCTTGTTTGGTGACGACCTTGAGCGAGCTCACCTGAGCCGTTGCCTGAAACAGCCCGAGCCCGAGCCCGAGCTCGAACCGGAGTCAGAGCAGCCCCAGGGGGCCCCCCGGATCAGCCTGGAGGCTGAGGTGCCTGAAGCCCTCTTCGATGGCATGAAGGCCTTCTTGAGCAATCGCCCCGACTGGGATCAATACCGGGTGATCACCTCGGCACTGGCCGGCTTCCTCTTCCAGAACGGCTGCAGCGACCAGTCCGTCACCCAGCACTACCTGAACGGTCTCTTCGTCAGCGCTGCTGAGTCCTGA
- a CDS encoding sirohydrochlorin chelatase, with the protein MTDPTQQLDLQAVDGGPIGVMICGHGSRNKQAVTEFAQLAEGLRRQLPDVPVEYGYLEFARPILRDGLDSLRAQGVKRVLAVPGMLFAAGHAKNDIPSVLNSYAAETGLRIDYGRELGVDLKMIQAAGARIREALDGVNAQAEVPLAETLLVVVGRGSSDPDANSNVSKVTRMLVEGFGFGWGETVYSGVTFPLVEPGLRHVVRLGFKRVIVFPYFLFSGVLVSRIRQHTQLVAADHPEVEFVDASYLGDHPLVIDTFKERVEEVVRGETQMNCSLCKYRAQVLGFETEVGAPQQSHHHHVEGLIEGCTLCELECTGACQPDGIPIPLGHHHHHDHDHSHDHSHDHGHTHTHTPYPHAEHPLGPKTLYKPRPKSEENPSD; encoded by the coding sequence ATGACAGACCCCACGCAGCAACTGGATCTTCAGGCGGTCGACGGTGGTCCGATCGGGGTCATGATCTGCGGCCACGGCAGCCGCAACAAACAGGCCGTCACCGAATTCGCCCAATTGGCCGAGGGGCTGCGCCGCCAGCTGCCGGACGTTCCGGTTGAATACGGCTATCTGGAATTTGCCCGCCCGATCCTGCGGGACGGGCTTGACAGCCTGCGGGCCCAAGGGGTCAAGCGCGTCCTGGCGGTGCCCGGAATGCTCTTTGCCGCGGGGCACGCCAAGAACGACATTCCCTCTGTTCTCAATAGCTACGCGGCTGAGACCGGCCTCCGCATTGATTACGGCCGGGAGCTGGGGGTGGATCTCAAGATGATCCAGGCCGCCGGCGCCCGGATCCGCGAAGCCCTTGATGGGGTCAACGCCCAGGCCGAGGTGCCCCTGGCGGAGACCCTGCTGGTGGTGGTCGGCCGCGGCTCCTCGGACCCCGATGCCAACTCCAACGTCTCCAAGGTGACGCGGATGCTGGTCGAGGGCTTTGGCTTTGGCTGGGGCGAGACCGTCTACTCGGGGGTCACCTTCCCCCTGGTGGAGCCCGGCCTGCGCCACGTGGTGCGCCTGGGCTTCAAGCGGGTGATCGTCTTCCCCTATTTCCTCTTCTCCGGGGTGCTGGTGAGCCGCATCCGCCAGCACACCCAGCTGGTGGCGGCCGACCACCCCGAGGTGGAGTTCGTGGATGCCTCGTATTTAGGGGATCACCCCTTGGTGATCGACACCTTCAAAGAGCGGGTCGAGGAGGTCGTGCGCGGCGAGACCCAGATGAACTGCTCGCTCTGTAAGTACCGCGCCCAGGTGCTCGGGTTTGAGACCGAGGTGGGTGCCCCGCAGCAGAGCCACCACCACCATGTCGAGGGGCTGATTGAGGGCTGCACCCTCTGTGAGCTCGAGTGCACCGGTGCCTGCCAACCCGACGGCATCCCCATCCCCCTGGGGCATCACCACCATCACGACCACGACCATTCCCACGATCACAGCCACGATCACGGGCACACCCACACCCACACCCCCTATCCCCACGCGGAGCACCCCCTGGGTCCGAAGACCCTTTACAAGCCGCGTCCGAAATCGGAAGAAAACCCCTCGGATTAA
- a CDS encoding chlorophyll a/b-binding protein, translating into MADSNTRFGFVNFAETWNGRLAMMGFVIGLATELLTGQGILTQIGLG; encoded by the coding sequence ATGGCTGACTCCAACACCCGTTTCGGCTTCGTCAACTTCGCTGAGACCTGGAATGGCCGCCTGGCCATGATGGGCTTCGTGATCGGCCTGGCCACCGAACTGCTGACCGGCCAGGGCATCCTGACCCAAATCGGCCTCGGCTGA
- a CDS encoding cation:dicarboxylate symporter family transporter codes for MGINRRAAWLAPLRWFLRQNLAVQILEGLVAGILVGRLLPATALAPLSDLGDGFIRLFQMPVLPFLSISLIAGVGRLQLGQASRLLGRSALVLLCFWLVVLLAVLLVPLGFPSWHDASFFKPSLLQAPKPLDLTELFIPVNPFAAFAETQIPAVVLFSLALGIALIAVPRRQPLIDVFDRIAEALLGISAFVARFTPLGVFAILGTATASIESSQLPRLAVYVVLQGGIALLLTGLFLPLVIAGVTPIPVRQLLRSFRTPLTIAFATANMLVVLPLLVELSKKLLYDARAAHVAPGVSEQELKDQVDLPVEVLAPLALVFPDMGRLLSLAFVPFAGWLTGNGISLQEMPGFLITGLASSFLEGILAMTFLLDRMGLPSDLVQLYIAIDQLAVARLGTLLACMSVIALVIIGTWVSLEGFPKRFARLVPAATALAVFPGFVLLSRAGFQLLPKPGNSDRDQLMHQDFALAKGPAPVVPGWRAVNQPGNWQAIRRANAIRYCVHEQDYPMAYRNADGALVGADVEMGLLFAKQMKLKPSFVLINRIGKENDPRPDGVEALERGYCDMKLSSDVMAPMQAARTRYTNSHLTYGVALLIRGQALSSKREWSDLVEVKGLRVGLGFDAPFLLRLVSGWLPQAKFISDQGTAELLKALQAGRLDAVLVTAQQGASWNVLQPNLTLLVPQPLKSLPAARQLPWDSAALAGVWNSWLRFQDMDGTRQTVYRHWVEGVELRKNKD; via the coding sequence GTGGGGATCAATCGACGGGCCGCATGGCTCGCTCCGTTGCGCTGGTTTCTGCGGCAGAACCTCGCCGTTCAGATCCTCGAGGGCCTCGTGGCCGGAATCCTGGTGGGCCGCTTGCTGCCCGCTACGGCCTTGGCGCCGTTGAGCGACTTAGGCGATGGCTTCATTCGGCTCTTCCAGATGCCGGTCTTGCCCTTTTTGAGCATTTCCTTGATCGCCGGTGTGGGGCGCCTGCAGCTCGGGCAGGCCAGTCGCCTGCTCGGCCGCTCGGCCCTGGTGCTGCTCTGTTTTTGGTTGGTGGTGCTGCTGGCGGTGCTGCTGGTGCCCTTGGGCTTCCCCAGCTGGCATGACGCCTCCTTCTTCAAGCCGAGCTTGCTCCAGGCCCCGAAGCCCCTGGATCTCACCGAACTCTTCATCCCGGTGAATCCCTTCGCGGCCTTCGCCGAGACCCAGATCCCGGCGGTCGTGCTCTTTTCCTTGGCCCTCGGGATCGCCCTGATTGCGGTCCCGAGACGTCAACCGTTGATCGACGTCTTTGACCGGATCGCCGAGGCCCTGCTCGGCATCTCAGCCTTTGTGGCCCGTTTCACCCCGCTGGGGGTCTTCGCGATCCTGGGGACGGCGACGGCCTCGATCGAGAGTTCCCAGTTGCCGCGCCTGGCGGTCTATGTCGTGCTCCAGGGGGGCATCGCGCTCTTGCTGACGGGTTTGTTCTTGCCCCTGGTGATCGCGGGGGTGACACCGATCCCCGTGCGCCAACTGCTGCGCAGCTTCCGCACCCCGCTCACGATTGCCTTTGCCACCGCGAACATGCTCGTGGTGTTGCCCCTGTTGGTGGAGCTCTCCAAAAAGCTCCTCTACGACGCCCGCGCCGCCCACGTTGCTCCTGGGGTGAGTGAGCAGGAGCTCAAGGATCAGGTGGATCTGCCCGTAGAGGTGCTCGCGCCGCTCGCCCTGGTCTTTCCGGACATGGGCCGACTGCTGTCGTTGGCCTTTGTGCCCTTCGCAGGCTGGCTGACCGGCAACGGCATCAGCCTCCAGGAGATGCCGGGCTTTTTGATCACGGGTCTGGCCAGCTCCTTTTTGGAGGGGATCTTGGCGATGACCTTTCTGCTCGATCGCATGGGGCTACCCAGCGATCTGGTGCAGCTCTACATCGCCATCGACCAATTGGCGGTGGCCCGCCTCGGCACGCTCCTCGCCTGCATGAGCGTGATCGCCTTGGTGATCATCGGCACGTGGGTCTCGCTCGAGGGCTTCCCCAAGCGTTTCGCCCGTCTCGTGCCGGCGGCCACCGCCCTGGCGGTTTTTCCTGGTTTTGTGCTCTTGAGCCGCGCCGGCTTTCAGCTGCTGCCCAAACCAGGCAACAGCGATCGCGATCAGCTGATGCACCAGGACTTTGCCCTGGCCAAGGGCCCTGCGCCAGTGGTGCCGGGCTGGAGAGCGGTGAATCAGCCGGGCAACTGGCAGGCGATTCGCCGAGCCAACGCGATCCGCTACTGCGTCCATGAGCAGGACTACCCGATGGCCTATCGCAACGCCGATGGCGCCTTGGTGGGAGCCGATGTCGAGATGGGACTGCTTTTCGCCAAGCAGATGAAGCTCAAGCCCAGCTTCGTCTTGATCAATCGCATCGGCAAAGAGAACGACCCCCGCCCCGATGGTGTTGAGGCCCTGGAGCGGGGCTACTGCGACATGAAGCTCTCTAGTGATGTGATGGCGCCAATGCAGGCGGCCCGCACCCGCTACACCAACTCACACCTGACCTATGGCGTGGCCCTGCTCATCCGCGGCCAAGCCCTGAGCAGCAAGCGCGAATGGAGCGACCTCGTGGAGGTCAAGGGCCTGCGGGTGGGCCTGGGCTTTGACGCCCCCTTCCTGCTGCGGCTGGTGAGTGGTTGGTTGCCCCAGGCCAAATTCATCAGTGACCAGGGCACCGCTGAACTGCTGAAGGCACTTCAGGCGGGACGGCTCGATGCGGTTTTGGTCACCGCGCAGCAGGGGGCCTCCTGGAATGTGCTGCAACCCAACCTGACCTTGCTGGTGCCCCAGCCGCTCAAGAGCCTGCCGGCGGCGCGGCAGCTGCCCTGGGACAGCGCGGCCTTAGCCGGCGTCTGGAATTCCTGGTTGCGCTTCCAGGACATGGATGGCACCCGGCAGACCGTGTATCGCCATTGGGTGGAAGGGGTCGAGCTACGTAAAAACAAAGATTGA
- a CDS encoding DUF1651 domain-containing protein: protein MEEAWLKDPRAGWQVRFHKDQRTWGRETWVFVDTGKAMPDHLPLLKERYHLRRADARVLWEGLMAQGWLKTRPAWGVYAEP from the coding sequence ATGGAGGAGGCCTGGCTGAAGGATCCCAGGGCCGGTTGGCAGGTGCGGTTCCACAAGGACCAGCGCACCTGGGGGCGCGAGACCTGGGTGTTTGTGGACACGGGCAAAGCCATGCCCGATCATCTGCCGCTGCTCAAGGAGCGCTATCACCTGCGCCGCGCCGATGCCCGTGTGCTCTGGGAAGGGCTGATGGCCCAAGGCTGGCTCAAGACCCGGCCGGCCTGGGGTGTCTACGCCGAGCCCTAG
- a CDS encoding lysozyme: MEISAAGLDLLKRFEGCRLEAYPDPGSGDAPWTIGYGHTGAEVVPDLVITQAQAEAWLRADLAHSQRALETLLEDVPLTQGQWEAMLSFCFNVGAGALGRSTLRRRLLAGESAARVIREELPRWIHPLPGLIERRAAEIRHAERLTPTVLAVPYCCQNNSAPAHSPRMCFSSSCAMAVEFLRPGSFRAGGQIDDQYLAIVQRYGESTEASAQLQAIETCGLTAEFRQDGTIDDLIAQLEHGIPAPVGWLHQGPVEEPTGVGHWSVAIGWDPSEWTVLMHDPNGEPDLVGGGYVTTTIGSGKAQRYSERNWGRRWMVEGPGSGWWMAFSQP, encoded by the coding sequence ATGGAGATCAGCGCGGCCGGATTGGATCTGCTCAAACGCTTCGAGGGCTGCCGGCTGGAGGCCTACCCCGATCCCGGCAGCGGCGACGCACCCTGGACGATTGGCTATGGCCACACCGGAGCGGAGGTCGTCCCCGACCTGGTGATCACGCAGGCGCAGGCCGAAGCATGGCTGCGGGCGGACCTGGCCCACAGCCAGCGCGCCCTCGAGACCCTGCTGGAGGACGTGCCCCTGACCCAAGGGCAATGGGAGGCAATGCTGAGCTTCTGCTTCAACGTCGGTGCGGGGGCCCTGGGGCGATCGACGCTCCGCCGGCGGTTGCTCGCTGGGGAGTCCGCCGCGCGGGTGATCCGCGAGGAACTGCCCCGCTGGATTCATCCCCTGCCAGGCTTGATCGAGCGCCGAGCGGCCGAGATCCGACACGCAGAACGCCTGACTCCGACGGTCCTGGCGGTGCCCTACTGCTGCCAGAACAACAGCGCCCCGGCCCATAGCCCGCGGATGTGCTTCAGCTCGAGCTGCGCCATGGCCGTGGAATTCCTGCGGCCGGGCAGCTTCAGGGCCGGCGGCCAGATCGACGACCAATACCTCGCGATCGTGCAGCGCTATGGCGAGAGCACGGAGGCCTCCGCCCAACTCCAGGCGATTGAGACCTGCGGACTGACGGCCGAGTTCCGCCAAGACGGAACCATCGACGACCTCATTGCTCAACTGGAGCACGGCATCCCAGCCCCGGTCGGCTGGCTGCACCAGGGGCCGGTCGAAGAACCCACGGGTGTCGGGCACTGGAGTGTCGCCATTGGTTGGGATCCAAGCGAGTGGACTGTCTTGATGCATGACCCGAACGGGGAACCCGATCTGGTCGGCGGTGGCTATGTCACAACCACCATCGGCAGCGGAAAAGCCCAGCGCTATTCGGAGCGCAACTGGGGACGGCGCTGGATGGTGGAGGGGCCCGGCAGCGGCTGGTGGATGGCCTTCAGCCAGCCATGA
- a CDS encoding secondary thiamine-phosphate synthase enzyme YjbQ produces MTVERLQIPTQHPFQCIALTEAVTRFIAQQGTQDGTVLISGQHTTTAVIVNEMEERLIWDLEAWLAEIAPAQRPWKHNDLELRPNIPADEPRNAHAHPQGLLLGNQVMVAVQDGKPVLGTYQDVILVELDGPRQRTVALQWIA; encoded by the coding sequence ATGACCGTTGAACGCCTGCAGATCCCCACGCAACACCCCTTTCAGTGCATCGCCCTCACCGAGGCGGTGACGCGCTTCATCGCCCAGCAAGGCACCCAGGACGGAACGGTGCTGATCAGCGGGCAGCACACGACGACGGCCGTGATCGTCAACGAGATGGAGGAGCGCTTGATCTGGGACCTGGAGGCCTGGCTCGCGGAGATCGCCCCAGCCCAGCGTCCCTGGAAACACAACGACCTCGAGCTTCGGCCGAACATCCCGGCCGATGAGCCGCGCAATGCCCACGCCCACCCGCAGGGACTGCTGCTGGGCAACCAGGTGATGGTCGCGGTCCAAGACGGCAAGCCCGTGCTGGGCACCTATCAAGACGTGATCCTGGTGGAACTGGACGGACCGCGTCAGCGAACGGTGGCTCTGCAGTGGATTGCCTAG
- a CDS encoding phenylpyruvate tautomerase MIF-related protein yields the protein MPLINVRTSLPEVADAAGLLQELSAALAQQTGKPESYVMTLLETAVPMTFAGSTEPCAYIEIKSIGALKPPAMTAAFCELIEARTGIPAKRIYVAFEDVKASSWGWNGNTFG from the coding sequence ATGCCCCTGATCAACGTCCGCACGTCGTTGCCTGAGGTGGCCGATGCCGCTGGGCTGCTCCAGGAACTCTCCGCGGCCTTGGCCCAGCAGACCGGTAAGCCGGAGTCCTATGTGATGACGCTGCTCGAGACCGCGGTGCCGATGACCTTCGCGGGCAGCACCGAGCCGTGCGCCTACATCGAGATCAAGTCCATCGGTGCCCTCAAGCCCCCCGCGATGACCGCCGCCTTCTGTGAGCTGATCGAGGCGCGCACCGGCATCCCCGCCAAGCGGATCTACGTGGCCTTTGAAGACGTCAAGGCGAGCAGCTGGGGCTGGAATGGCAACACCTTTGGCTAG
- a CDS encoding L,D-transpeptidase yields MRRLTSLAGIALALALSGCGGSPKTTATGAPRVTAPITIEIDQAIPAKSKGVMVRGDERTTFQVGFGRLGVTCAKTRFEEGYTPLGRFKVNAILSKDRFEMDPKLIAQSGKSKAELEETLFKNMNSIDFKGDGEVAEYGIGYISLEPIDSVKQPFAFNTYDGKFRWYSFAIHGSNNEKRIGEQVTGGCLNVAEPTLKVMLTSVQLGDEVEVKTDGPCTP; encoded by the coding sequence ATGCGACGTCTCACCTCGCTGGCCGGGATCGCCCTGGCTCTCGCCTTAAGCGGTTGCGGTGGCTCCCCCAAGACCACGGCCACGGGCGCACCGCGGGTCACCGCTCCGATCACGATCGAGATCGACCAGGCCATCCCCGCCAAGAGCAAGGGGGTGATGGTGCGCGGCGATGAGCGCACGACCTTTCAGGTGGGCTTCGGGCGCCTGGGTGTGACCTGCGCCAAGACCCGCTTTGAAGAGGGCTATACCCCCCTCGGCCGCTTCAAGGTGAACGCGATCCTGAGCAAGGACCGCTTTGAGATGGATCCCAAGCTGATCGCCCAATCCGGCAAGAGCAAGGCCGAGCTTGAGGAGACCCTCTTCAAGAACATGAATTCCATCGACTTCAAAGGCGATGGCGAGGTCGCTGAATACGGGATTGGCTACATCAGCCTGGAGCCGATCGACAGCGTCAAGCAGCCCTTTGCCTTCAACACCTACGACGGCAAATTTCGCTGGTACAGCTTCGCGATCCACGGCAGTAATAACGAGAAGCGGATCGGTGAGCAGGTCACCGGCGGTTGCCTGAACGTCGCGGAGCCCACCTTGAAGGTGATGCTCACCTCGGTGCAGCTCGGTGATGAAGTCGAGGTGAAGACCGATGGACCCTGCACCCCTTAG